The genomic DNA CTGTCTCGGACCGTGAATCTGCCTGGGGAGGGAGCGCCAAGCTGTCGTGGGGGGACAGCTCCACCGGGGTCGTCGGCGGGTTCGATTACGATCATGTAAATGTCCACGCGGACATTACCATCCCTCCCACTACCACTAGCTTTGATCGCTCCTTCGACCGCTGGGGAGCCTACGCCAACGGAGCATTTTCCCTCGGCCGCTTCACACTCCTTCCCGGCATCCGCCTGGACCACACCGGAATTGCCGGTGAATACCTGAGCTACAACGCGGGTGCAACGTTCCGCGTTACCGAAAAGACCTTCCTTCGTGCCTATGGAGCACGCGGATACGGGATGCCGTCTCTCGGTCTGAGCGAAAATATCCAAAAAGTCTGGACGGCGCAGGCGGGGGTCGAGAGCAATGATATCCCGTATCTGTGGCTCAAGGGTACCCTCTTCTACAACCGCATATGGGACGTTTTGATAGACGCGAATCCCTCGACCTTCGCCAGACAGACGAAGCAGGGGTTCGAGGTTGAGGCACGGACCCTTTCCTGGCAGGGGATCTCGCTGTCGGGGGGATATACCTTCACCGACGCAAGGGACGCGGATACCCACGAGCGCCTGCAAGGGGTGCCCCAGCACGGAGCGAAGCTGGGGCTGACGTACGACGACAGCCGCATCGGACTCAAGGGAATCGCCACGGGAAATTACGTCTGGTGGAGGTCTCCTTCTATATTCGAAGGTAGATATACCGCCATCACCTGGGATCTTCACCTGACCCAGAAACTACCCCGGCTAGGCTACATCGAGCCTGAGGTTTTCTTCTCGGCCCGCAACCTCTTCAACGGTGCCCAATATTCGAAGCTGATTTTCAGGAATGCCCCCCGCTGGATCGAGGGTGGAGTGAGGTTCAGATTTTGAGAAGATCCATCGTTCTCATACTCTGCCTCATTCTCTGGGGGACCGGTGCTGCGTGGGGGTACGACCTGCTCCTCGTCCAGAGCAACAGGAGCTCTGTGTACGACGACGTAGTGCGCGGTTTCCGCAGTGCCTGCGGGGCTGAAAGCCGCCTCCTTGTCCTCAGCGACTACGCCGATGCCGATGTCGTGCGGGTGGTGCGGGAGGAGCGGCCGCGGCTCGTGGTGGCTCTTGGCGACGAAGCCATGGCCAAAGTTCGGAAACTGCGGCAGACGCCGGTTCTTGCTGTAATGACCCTGGGCCTTCATGACGGACAGCGCACCGGCATTGCAGGCATCGACATGTATGTTCCTCCTGAGAGGTATTTCCCTCTGTTCGGTCCGCTACGTGCCGAGAGAATCGGTGTCCTGTACGATCCTGCAAAGACGGGTTGGTACGTAAAGCGGGCGGTGGCGGCGGCGAAGCGGGCAGGGGTGCACCTGGTGCTGCGCGAAGTGCATAACCCCAGGGAGGCGGTAGCCGCCCTCTATGACCTGAAGGGGAAAGTGGATGCCCTCTGGATGATCCCGGACACAACAGCAGTGACGCGAGAGAACCTGGAGGCGTGGTTCGGTTTCTCGCTGCAGCAGTCGGTGCCGGTGGTTTCCTTCACTGCAGCTCACCTGCGGATGGGCGCTGCCGCAGCCGTCGATATCGACAGGGGGGCATTGGGCCGGCAAGCGGGTGAGCTGGCCAACCGGCTTCTAGACGGATCTCCTCATGCCGAGCAGCCGGTAGAGTCTCCTCAGACCACCACCATAAAGAGTAATGCATCCGTCCTCAAAAACCTCGGATTTCCCGCCAACCTTCTCGACAGACTTGCGGACCGGTAACACCGCCTGCCGGCGATCTTGCGCGTGAGCAGTATGCAAAAAAGGGCGACCCTGATGGGCCGCCCTTTTTTATTCAAGTCGGGTCGCCGTTCATTTTTTCATCAGACTGATCCTGGGGGCTTCCTTGTTCTCTTCCTGCTTCGTCCCGTTCAGCATCACGATGCGATTCCGTCCCCCTGATTTGGCCTCGTATAGAGCTATATCGGCGGCGTTGACGAGGGTAGTGGGGTTGTTGCCGTCATGGGGAAAGGAGGCGATGCCTATGCTTGCCGTCAATCGGCCGAAAGGAAGGTGCTCTTCCCCCTGAAACAGTTCCGCCTCTACATCCCGCCTGATCCTTTCGGCTACGAAAATCGACTCGCGCTTTGACGTTCCAGGCAGCAGAACGCAAAATTCCTCCCCTCCGTAACGGGTTACGACGTCCATCTCCCGCACCGAGCCCCTCAGTACCCGCGCGATCTTCCTGAGAGCCTTGTCCCCAGCCACATGCCCGCAGATGTCGTTGTAGGTCTTGAAGTAATCGATATCGATCAGCATGACCGTCATGTGCTGCTGATTGCGCATGCTTCTGTTGATCTCTTCATCCATGCGACGTTCAAGGAAGCGCCGGTTGTAGAGATCGGTAAGGGGGTCTGTGATGGAAAGACGCTCCAGCATCTCGACCTTTTCCTGGTAGTCGTTCCGGCGCAGCATCGAGGCGACATGGTTGGTGAAGGGGGTTAGCAGCGCCAGATCCTCCTCCACGAAGATACCCTCGTTCTTTTTGTCTGCCAGGTTGAGAACGCCCAGGACCTGCCCGCGGTGGAGGAAAGGGAGCGACATGAATGACTTCGTCTTGAACCGCGGCCGGTTGGGGGAGGCAACCCGCGGGTCCTTTTCGATGTCGTTTACCACCAGAGGGGTTCCGTTCAGTGCGACTTTCCCGGCAATGCCGCTGCCCGGTTTAACATCCATCACCTTGAGCAGCTGCGGATTCAGTCCGAGGGCGGATTTGATGCGTAGAACTTCACGGTCCTCAGCGAAAAGCATGAATGAGCCGCTGGAAGCTTCCACCAGTTCCGCTGCCGTCTGAAGCACGATGTCGTGAAACGCCTCTCCATCGCTCAGAGCCAGAGTGCTGATCATGCCGAGCAGCCTCTCGGAGCGTGAGGTTTTCCGGGTAAACTCTTCTTCCCTTTGGAGCATGGCCAGCCGCAGCGCGGCGCGCCCGATCATTATGCCCATCAGCAGGAGATCGTCTCCGGCCACTTCCCCCCCCTGCACGATCATGGCGCCAAACGTCGTCCCCCCCGTGGAGAGCGGCAGGTAGGTTGCCGTGTGGACCTGACTGGAAGGGAGGAGTTTCCGTAGTACGTCTTCCTGCAGAGGCACGGGTGGTGTCGATCCGGGGGGTGAGAAACGATAGAGGAGGTCGGCTTTGACGGAGGTAGGAGCGCTTTCTCCCCACAGCTCCTGCAAAGTGAAAGTGCTTCCATTGTCGGAGGGAATGACGGCGGAAATGCCCGGTGCGTCGAGCATGATCCCAATGGCTTCGGAGAGGAGGTCGAAGACTTCCTGGGGGGAGGCGCAGCTATCCAGTTCTTCCGACAC from Geobacter sp. DSM 9736 includes the following:
- a CDS encoding ABC transporter substrate-binding protein: MRRSIVLILCLILWGTGAAWGYDLLLVQSNRSSVYDDVVRGFRSACGAESRLLVLSDYADADVVRVVREERPRLVVALGDEAMAKVRKLRQTPVLAVMTLGLHDGQRTGIAGIDMYVPPERYFPLFGPLRAERIGVLYDPAKTGWYVKRAVAAAKRAGVHLVLREVHNPREAVAALYDLKGKVDALWMIPDTTAVTRENLEAWFGFSLQQSVPVVSFTAAHLRMGAAAAVDIDRGALGRQAGELANRLLDGSPHAEQPVESPQTTTIKSNASVLKNLGFPANLLDRLADR
- a CDS encoding diguanylate cyclase yields the protein MMLHMPHPSTPPYEHLLSSVQERASLDGYHLAIYGREGDNRITGSEAWQACRAEGYSSLCSAVCLSSLKTSIDQASETGRPALFRCPLGLLGFVVELQHQNGQHHYLVATGVREKSLDLYRIEAISKAEGMNPFALLEHLQELPVVTEQEVSSAAQRVQALAVLPAEGTERTPGDADLRDRLKLALHVSEELDSCASPQEVFDLLSEAIGIMLDAPGISAVIPSDNGSTFTLQELWGESAPTSVKADLLYRFSPPGSTPPVPLQEDVLRKLLPSSQVHTATYLPLSTGGTTFGAMIVQGGEVAGDDLLLMGIMIGRAALRLAMLQREEEFTRKTSRSERLLGMISTLALSDGEAFHDIVLQTAAELVEASSGSFMLFAEDREVLRIKSALGLNPQLLKVMDVKPGSGIAGKVALNGTPLVVNDIEKDPRVASPNRPRFKTKSFMSLPFLHRGQVLGVLNLADKKNEGIFVEEDLALLTPFTNHVASMLRRNDYQEKVEMLERLSITDPLTDLYNRRFLERRMDEEINRSMRNQQHMTVMLIDIDYFKTYNDICGHVAGDKALRKIARVLRGSVREMDVVTRYGGEEFCVLLPGTSKRESIFVAERIRRDVEAELFQGEEHLPFGRLTASIGIASFPHDGNNPTTLVNAADIALYEAKSGGRNRIVMLNGTKQEENKEAPRISLMKK